A stretch of DNA from Phycisphaerae bacterium:
AGTGATGGTCCGCTCGCCGAGCGAACACACCAGCCGTTTGCAAACCGGCACACGGCGCCTCGATGATCGGACAAGCAGGTTATTCACGAAGCATCGGCATGGCCAAGGAAGGAGCCGAGGATGTTGGTGCTATCCAGACAGCGAGATCAGACAATCATGATCGGCGACGATATCGAGATCACGGTTGTCGATATCCGCGGAGACAAAGTAAGGCTCGGGATCAACGCCCCCGCCGAGATCCCGGTGCACCGCAAGGAAGTCTACGAGGCGATCAAGAGGGAAAATCGCGCGGCTGCCGGCGTCAAGCCGGAAGACATCGCCAATGTGGCCGGCACCCCTGCGAATCATTCGGGATCTTCGAAGGAGAGGTAGGGGGCACCGAGCCCGCGGCCCGGGGCTTTCGAGCAAGCTCCTCGCGGGACGATCCGTCAGGTAGAACGGATCTGGTAGCCAAGATCAATCAAGGAGGATTGCAAAATGGCTAGGATTAACACGAACGTACCGGCCATTGTCGCCCAAAGAGCTCTGCGCCAGTCACAGAGAGAACTGCAGGTTTCCCTGGAACGGCTTTCCAGCGGTCTGCGAATCAATCGAGGCGCGGACGACCCGGCCGGTCTCATCAGTTCAGAGCTCCTGAGGGCCGAGATCTCAGGTATCCAAAAGTCCATCAGCAACTCGCAGCGGGCG
This window harbors:
- the csrA gene encoding carbon storage regulator CsrA, which encodes MLVLSRQRDQTIMIGDDIEITVVDIRGDKVRLGINAPAEIPVHRKEVYEAIKRENRAAAGVKPEDIANVAGTPANHSGSSKER